CCGTTTCCGCTGAACGCGCGCTTCGCAGGTAGCCTCAATATGCGCGTACCGCCCGGCCTTATCTGTGATGATTTATTTACGGGCGAGGAGGTCTTCCGTGACTGCTCCGTCAACTCACCCGGCGCATCGTTTCAGACCGGACCGATCGCCTTGAGCTCGTCCTTTGTACCCCTTGATCCGGACACGGGCTACACGATGTTTTTTGCTCAGCGCTCAATAGAGGGTTCATACGCCATCATCACCCTAACAGGTGTGGATGCGTTGAACCGCCCCTTCAGCAAGGTGCTCAGTCCTATTACCATCATACAATCCGTTGTCGCTGGTTAGTTTTGGAGTGACTAGAGTGACTAGAAAGCCCCTCGAGCCCTCGAGGGGTTGCTCCTTTGGCTTGCAGCCCGCGCCCACGTCAGCGCGTATACTTTGACGGTGGGGACTACCGTTGTTCAAGCTCGTTGAAACCGAACTGAAGGAATTCGAAACGCGGCTCGAGGCGGAGCTGAAGTCGCCGGTGACCTTTATCGAGGCCATCGGCGAGGACCTGGTGCGTGCGGGCGGCAAGCGTCTCAGGCCGAGCCTCAGCTTTTTGGCCGGGCGGATGCTGGGGGCGGCGCCCGAGAAGGTGATGCGGGTGGCCTTGGCGGTCGAGCTCCTGCACTCGGCCTCGCTCCTTCACGACGATCTGATCGACGACGCTCGAGTGCGCCGGGGCAACGAGGCGGCCTTCCGGCGCTACGGCAACGTGGTCAGCGTGATGTCGGGCGACTTCATGCTGGCGCGGGTTTTGCACCTGCTGTCACGGCTCGACCACGCCGGCTTCACCATGCTCATGTCCGAGACGGCCACGCGCATCTGCGAGGGCGAGGTCTTGCAGTTCGAGGTGGCGAGCCTGGGCAGCTACTCCGAAGCGAACTACCTGAGCATCATCGAGGGCAAGACGGCGGTCTTGATGGTGGCGGCTCTGGAGGGCGTGGCGATGCTGGCGGGCGCGCCGGAGGAGGAGAGGCAGGCGCTGCGCGCCTTTGGCTTTGCTTACGGCCGCGCCTTTCAGATGCAGGACGACTACTTGGACCTGCTGGGCGAGCCCGAGAGGCTGGGCAAGCCGGTCGGCGGCGACCTGCGCGAGGGCAAGGCGACCTATCCTGTGTTGCTGTTGCTCGAGCAGGGTAGTGAAGAGGCGCGCGAGCTTCTCCTGCGGCGCTGCGGCCAAGCCTGCGATGTCGAGAGGATGATCGCGCTGGTCAAGGAGCGCGGCGCCGACGCGGCCACGCGGGCGCGCATCGCCGCGGAGGCGGAGGCGGCACTGGCGGCCCTCGCCGTCTTTCCGGACTCGGAGGCCAAGGGCACCTTGGTGAGGCTGGCCGGGCTCGAGCTGGCGCGGCAGAGCTGAGCTACACGCTGGCCGCCTTATCCTGAAGACCAGGCTCGGGGCCCGCGAAGGCTAGCCTCGAGCGGAGCCTGTTTTCAACCTGTCCTCTCGCTCGGCCCTGGCTTCAAGCGCCTCGGCCCGGGTGACGATGGCGCGGATCATCGCCGAGAAGAGGAAGAGGTGAACGGGATAGAGCGCCCACCAGTAGAGAAAGCCAAACAGGCCCTTGGGCTCGAAAAAGGCGGTCTGCACGACCGCCGAGCCGCCGCCGTCGCAGGGCCGCAGGTCGAAGCGCAGCCAGGCCCGGCCGGGCACCTTCATCTCGGCACGGAGTTGCAGGTGACGGTTCTCCGCTAGGCTCTCGACCCGCCAGAAGTCCACGCTGTCGCCGGGCAGGAGCGTATCGGGGTCGCGGCGGCCGCGCCGCATGCCGACGCCGCCCCAGAGCAGATCCAGGAGGCCGCGCAGGCGCCAGGCCCAGTTGAAGGTGAAGTAGCCGCGGGCGCCGCCGATGCCCAAGACGACGCGGTAGACCGCCTCCGGCTCGGCGTCCGTTTGCAAGCTGCGCTTCTCGACCAGCATGCCCTCGGTGTCTTGCAGCTTGACCCCCGGCGGCGTGCCCCTGGGC
The Deinococcota bacterium genome window above contains:
- a CDS encoding polyprenyl synthetase family protein, giving the protein MFKLVETELKEFETRLEAELKSPVTFIEAIGEDLVRAGGKRLRPSLSFLAGRMLGAAPEKVMRVALAVELLHSASLLHDDLIDDARVRRGNEAAFRRYGNVVSVMSGDFMLARVLHLLSRLDHAGFTMLMSETATRICEGEVLQFEVASLGSYSEANYLSIIEGKTAVLMVAALEGVAMLAGAPEEERQALRAFGFAYGRAFQMQDDYLDLLGEPERLGKPVGGDLREGKATYPVLLLLEQGSEEARELLLRRCGQACDVERMIALVKERGADAATRARIAAEAEAALAALAVFPDSEAKGTLVRLAGLELARQS